CGTAGGTGATCTCTTCACCGGTGTTTGTCACAAGAACCTTTTTCTCGGGAACCACTCTTTCTACTTTTGTTGCGGGTTTCACCTCCACGCCAAGTTCTTTCAAAAATTCCTCCGTTCTGTAGTACATCTTCTCCTCTGTAACTTTCCTTCCAAGAAGATACGTGATCAGAGGTCTGGAGTAGCCAACATATCTTTCAGCTGTGATGAGGACAATTTCTCCGTCTTTATCGAGCTCCCTAATTGCTTCTATCGCGTTCAAACCTGCCGGTCCCGATCCAACTATCACGTACCTCATTCTCTCACCTCAACAAGAACGAGGGCCTCGTTCGGACAGCCTTCAACGCAGGCAGGAGTTCCCCTATCGATGCAGAGATCACATTTGGAAGCCACTTTCTTCTCCTTCGTGCTTCTTCTTACAGCACCGAATGGGCACGCCATAATACACATCCAGCATCCTACACATTTTTCTTGGTTCACCCTTATGGCTCCCGTTTTTGGATCCCTATACATCGCTCCTGTCATACAGGCTTTCAGACAGGAAGGGTCGTCGCAGTTTCTACATTGAAGAGCAAAAGTAACGTAATCGTGTTCTTCAACGATCACGTTGGGTTCAGGAAGTTCCGGTTCATATCTGAAAATCTTTATCAGATT
The genomic region above belongs to Thermotoga sp. and contains:
- a CDS encoding 4Fe-4S dicluster domain-containing protein, giving the protein MDVRRILIREEYCIGCKLCEINCVAAQVGTGNLIKIFRYEPELPEPNVIVEEHDYVTFALQCRNCDDPSCLKACMTGAMYRDPKTGAIRVNQEKCVGCWMCIMACPFGAVRRSTKEKKVASKCDLCIDRGTPACVEGCPNEALVLVEVRE